A stretch of Bacteroidales bacterium DNA encodes these proteins:
- a CDS encoding CTP synthase: MAENTKYIFVTGGVASSLGKGIISASLGKLLLARGYSVAIQKLDPYINIDPGTLNPYEHGECYVTEDGTETDLDLGHYERFTSVLTSRNNNVTTGQIYQAVINKERRGDYLGKTVQVIPHITDEIKRSIKLLGKRFDYDVVITEIGGTVGDIESLPYIEAVRQLKWELGAHNSVVIHLTLVPYISASGESKTKPTQHSVKGLLENGVQPDILVLRTELALNQDIRKKVALFCNVELGSVVESRDVETIYEVPLLMESEKLDLTVLNKLDLTTKTEPKLEQWKSFVNKLKNPKTAIKVGLVGKYVELPDSYKSIQESFVHAGAENQCKVDVVTVHSEDITSDNVDEKFQDLHGIIIAPGFGQRGIEGKIIAARYARENNLPFLGICLGMQCAVIEFARNVLGYKNADSTEFNRRTPYPVIDLMEEQKNITEKGGTMRLGSYPCDITKNSRVHKIYQTTHTKERHRHRYEFNNAYLKDFEKAGMMASGINPETNLVEIIEIPDYRWFVGVQFHPEYKSTVMHPHPLFVAFVKEMCSSTV, encoded by the coding sequence TTGGCCGAAAATACCAAATATATCTTTGTTACCGGCGGCGTTGCCTCCTCACTGGGCAAGGGAATCATATCAGCCTCTCTCGGCAAATTACTGCTTGCCCGGGGATACTCCGTGGCCATACAAAAGCTCGATCCTTACATCAATATTGACCCGGGTACGCTCAATCCCTATGAACATGGAGAATGTTACGTTACAGAAGACGGAACCGAAACCGATCTGGATCTGGGGCATTACGAAAGATTCACCAGTGTACTGACTTCCCGGAACAATAATGTTACCACAGGACAGATTTATCAGGCGGTGATCAATAAGGAACGTAGAGGAGATTACCTGGGAAAAACGGTGCAGGTGATACCCCACATCACAGACGAAATTAAGAGAAGCATCAAACTATTGGGTAAACGCTTTGATTACGACGTGGTAATCACAGAGATCGGGGGTACTGTAGGCGATATTGAGTCCTTACCCTATATTGAAGCGGTGAGGCAGTTGAAGTGGGAACTCGGAGCCCACAACAGTGTGGTCATCCACCTGACCCTGGTACCGTATATTTCGGCCTCAGGAGAATCAAAAACCAAACCCACCCAGCACTCGGTAAAAGGTTTGCTGGAAAACGGGGTACAGCCTGATATTTTGGTATTACGAACAGAGTTGGCACTGAATCAGGATATACGGAAAAAAGTGGCTTTGTTTTGCAATGTTGAGCTTGGTTCGGTGGTGGAATCAAGAGATGTGGAGACCATTTATGAGGTTCCCCTGCTGATGGAATCCGAAAAGCTGGATCTTACTGTTCTGAATAAACTGGATCTGACAACCAAAACAGAACCCAAACTTGAGCAGTGGAAAAGTTTTGTAAACAAGCTCAAAAACCCAAAAACCGCGATCAAGGTAGGGCTGGTGGGAAAATACGTGGAACTGCCCGATTCCTACAAATCGATCCAGGAATCCTTTGTTCATGCGGGAGCAGAAAATCAATGCAAAGTTGATGTAGTGACCGTTCATTCGGAAGATATTACAAGCGACAATGTGGATGAAAAATTCCAGGATCTTCATGGAATAATAATAGCACCCGGGTTCGGGCAAAGAGGCATTGAAGGCAAGATCATAGCTGCCCGGTATGCCCGGGAGAACAATCTCCCCTTTTTAGGGATTTGCCTGGGCATGCAGTGTGCGGTTATAGAATTTGCACGCAACGTTCTGGGATACAAGAATGCCGATTCAACTGAGTTCAACCGGCGCACCCCTTATCCTGTTATTGATCTGATGGAAGAACAAAAAAATATCACCGAAAAAGGAGGAACCATGCGCCTGGGAAGTTATCCATGCGATATCACAAAAAATTCCAGGGTCCATAAAATTTATCAAACCACACATACAAAAGAAAGACACCGCCACCGATATGAGTTTAACAATGCTTATCTGAAAGATTTTGAAAAAGCAGGTATGATGGCCTCCGGAATCAATCCCGAAACAAACCTGGTAGAAATTATAGAAATTCCTGATTATCGCTGGTTTGTAGGGGTACAGTTTCATCCCGAATACAAAAGTACGGTTATGCATCCCCATCCCCTGTTTGTAGCATTTGTAAAGGAAATGTGTTCATCAACCGTATAA